The Aeromicrobium yanjiei genome includes a region encoding these proteins:
- a CDS encoding ABC transporter permease subunit, translating to MSEHLVFLLLGLGNGAVYAALALALVLTYRSSGVVNFSTGAVALYVAYTYAFLRNGEFLIPIPGLPTTVSVGDSMGLVPAMALSLLLAAMLGALLYVLVFRPLRSAPPVAKAVASVGVMLVVQALMAMRVGTTPVSVEPILPDNSVEVGAVRIPMDRVWFAVIIVALAMALTLAFRMTKFGLSTRAAAESEKGALVTGLSPDRIAFGNWALSIAVAGLSGILIAPIVPLIPVSYTLFIVPALAAALVGNFNAIGPAVFAGIGIGMLQSEMTNLQSSISWFPQAGLSELIPLVMILVLLVVRGRPLPSRGAIIQQTLGRAPRPNHLLGPTLLAVAAAVLLLFLTTGSYRAAFIISLTMAIIALSQVVVTGFAGQISLVQLTLAGVAAFSLSRLGDQLDIPFPLAPLLAALIAMVIGVVLGLPALRIRGLPVAVVTLAIAVALEAFWFKNNDLNGGLDGAPIGDPTLFGWDFGIGAGENYPRIQFGLMCLAVLVAVALGVAKLRTSRLGASMLAVRANERSAAAAGIDVSRTKVLAFAIGAFIAGLGGALLGYAQSVASAESYSAIAGLGVFAMVYLAGITSVSGGILAGMLAGGGIIFMAAERWLHVGDYYTVLSGVALILTVILYPEGLIGHLHGHAARVRRLVRRFLPARSASANPAPPVVEQIAARPVSDERLLSVDGVGVRYGGVVAVDDVSFDVFGGEIVGVIGPNGAGKTTLIDAMSGFADSTGSVTLGSTKLAGVKPHARSRLGLGRTFQGIELYDDLTVRENVAVGSVAARGSADEAGSVTDIDVLFHLLDLDDDANRAVGELSQGQRQLVSIARALAGGPQVVLLDEPAAGLDSTESRWLGERLRSVRDAGVTVVMVDHDMGLVLDVCDRIIVLDLGRVIAVGTPAEIQSNPAVVKAYLGTTHAPVEVMS from the coding sequence GTGAGTGAACATCTTGTCTTCTTGTTGCTTGGCCTCGGCAACGGTGCGGTCTACGCCGCCCTCGCCCTGGCCCTGGTGCTGACCTACCGAAGCTCGGGTGTGGTCAACTTCAGCACCGGTGCAGTCGCTCTCTACGTGGCGTACACCTACGCCTTCCTGCGCAATGGCGAGTTCCTGATCCCGATCCCCGGACTGCCGACCACGGTCTCGGTCGGCGACTCGATGGGACTCGTGCCGGCCATGGCGCTGTCGCTGCTGCTGGCGGCGATGCTGGGCGCGCTCCTCTACGTCCTGGTGTTCCGACCACTGCGCTCGGCGCCGCCGGTCGCCAAGGCAGTCGCCTCGGTGGGCGTCATGCTGGTGGTCCAGGCGCTGATGGCCATGCGGGTCGGCACGACGCCGGTCTCGGTCGAGCCGATCCTCCCCGACAACAGTGTCGAGGTGGGCGCCGTTCGCATCCCGATGGACCGGGTCTGGTTCGCGGTGATCATCGTGGCCCTGGCCATGGCGCTGACGCTCGCCTTCCGCATGACCAAGTTCGGCCTGTCGACCCGTGCCGCAGCGGAGTCCGAGAAGGGGGCACTGGTCACCGGCCTCTCGCCCGACCGCATCGCCTTCGGCAACTGGGCGCTCAGCATCGCCGTCGCAGGTCTCAGCGGCATCCTGATCGCGCCGATCGTCCCGCTCATCCCGGTGTCGTACACCTTGTTCATCGTCCCGGCCCTGGCTGCGGCCCTGGTCGGCAACTTCAACGCGATCGGCCCGGCGGTCTTCGCCGGCATCGGCATCGGCATGCTGCAGTCCGAGATGACGAACCTGCAGAGCTCGATCTCGTGGTTCCCGCAGGCCGGCCTGTCCGAGCTCATCCCGCTGGTCATGATCCTGGTCCTGCTCGTGGTCCGCGGTCGCCCGCTGCCGTCCCGGGGCGCCATCATCCAGCAGACTCTCGGCCGTGCTCCGCGGCCGAATCACCTGCTAGGCCCGACGCTGCTGGCCGTCGCCGCTGCCGTCCTCCTGCTGTTCCTCACCACCGGCAGCTACCGTGCCGCCTTCATCATCAGCCTGACGATGGCGATCATCGCCCTGTCCCAGGTCGTGGTGACCGGCTTCGCGGGCCAGATCTCGTTGGTGCAGCTCACGCTCGCGGGGGTCGCCGCCTTCTCGCTGAGCCGTCTGGGTGACCAGCTGGACATCCCGTTCCCGCTCGCCCCGCTGCTCGCCGCGCTGATCGCGATGGTCATCGGTGTCGTCCTCGGACTCCCGGCACTGCGCATCCGCGGCCTGCCCGTCGCGGTGGTCACGCTGGCCATCGCGGTCGCGCTCGAGGCGTTCTGGTTCAAGAACAACGACCTCAACGGCGGGCTCGATGGCGCGCCGATCGGCGATCCGACCCTGTTCGGCTGGGACTTCGGGATCGGCGCGGGCGAGAACTACCCGCGCATCCAGTTCGGCCTGATGTGCCTGGCCGTGCTCGTCGCGGTCGCGCTCGGCGTGGCCAAGCTCCGGACCAGCCGCCTGGGCGCCTCGATGCTCGCGGTGCGAGCCAATGAGCGCTCTGCCGCGGCGGCGGGCATCGACGTCTCGCGCACCAAGGTGCTGGCATTCGCCATCGGCGCCTTCATCGCGGGTCTGGGCGGCGCGCTGCTGGGCTACGCACAGTCGGTCGCCTCGGCGGAGTCCTACTCGGCCATCGCCGGCCTCGGTGTCTTCGCGATGGTCTACCTGGCCGGCATCACCTCGGTCTCGGGCGGCATCCTGGCCGGCATGCTCGCCGGCGGCGGCATCATCTTCATGGCTGCCGAGCGCTGGCTGCACGTGGGCGACTACTACACCGTGCTGAGCGGTGTGGCGCTGATCCTGACCGTCATCCTGTACCCGGAGGGTCTCATCGGCCACCTGCACGGTCACGCGGCCCGCGTCCGTCGGCTCGTCCGCCGGTTCCTGCCGGCGCGATCGGCCTCGGCGAACCCGGCGCCGCCGGTGGTCGAGCAGATCGCCGCACGGCCGGTCAGCGACGAGCGCCTGCTCAGTGTCGACGGCGTGGGGGTGAGGTACGGCGGCGTTGTCGCCGTCGACGATGTGTCCTTCGACGTGTTCGGCGGAGAGATTGTCGGCGTGATCGGCCCCAACGGTGCCGGCAAGACGACGCTGATCGACGCGATGAGCGGCTTCGCCGACTCCACCGGATCGGTGACCCTCGGCTCCACCAAGCTTGCGGGCGTCAAGCCCCATGCGCGCAGCCGGCTCGGCCTCGGCCGCACCTTCCAGGGCATCGAGCTGTACGACGACCTCACGGTCCGCGAGAACGTAGCCGTGGGATCGGTCGCGGCTCGCGGCTCCGCCGACGAGGCGGGCTCGGTCACCGACATCGATGTCCTGTTCCACCTGCTCGACCTCGACGACGACGCGAACCGCGCCGTGGGTGAGCTGTCCCAGGGGCAGCGTCAGCTGGTGTCGATCGCCCGGGCACTCGCGGGCGGCCCGCAGGTCGTGCTGCTGGACGAGCCGGCCGCCGGCCTCGACAGCACCGAGAGCCGGTGGCTCGGTGAGCGGCTGCGCAGCGTCCGCGACGCCGGTGTCACTGTCGTGATGGTCGACCACGACATGGGCCTCGTGCTCGACGTGTGCGACCGCATCATCGTGCTGGATCTCGGTCGTGTCATCGCCGTGGGAACCCCCGCGGAGATCCAGTCCAATCCCGCAGTGGTCAAGGCCTACCTCGGCACCACTCATGCCCCCGTGGAGGTCATGTCATGA
- a CDS encoding ABC transporter substrate-binding protein: MTTPRSITRRSRATKALRFGAAVSALALVAAACGSSSDEGSGGGGDKDSSAAFPAGTQEGVKAEGTPVKIGVVNPEGGPAVSYPQARESTAAAVKYANDNLGGIGGRPIEAVVCNHDEEPVTARACANKMVEEKVAAVLSTTTGNGDSMAPIITKAKIPYVSASGSAASELTSEGAAMWTGGFPGTLVSMAKYSAQKGYKSVTAFVINVPSAVGGAKSFATPAFKAAGIDINIVPVPLGLPDATPQVSAGLKGKPGGYIVIGDASMCTSVFKAAATLGTEVPAMTIQACFDPTTIKAVGSGLDGAAVFTAADVSGDNDEANLYKAVMAKYSPKTEIGGYATIGYAGMLGLVRATADLEGEPTSESIMTAIKSAKDVPLPLVPGATFTCDGTAVPGLNAVCSSAILVGTVKDGELTKTELVK; this comes from the coding sequence ATGACAACACCACGAAGCATCACCCGGCGCTCGCGCGCAACGAAGGCGCTGAGGTTCGGTGCCGCCGTGTCAGCCCTCGCCCTCGTGGCCGCTGCCTGTGGCAGCAGCTCGGACGAGGGATCGGGGGGTGGCGGCGACAAGGACAGCAGCGCCGCCTTCCCCGCCGGGACGCAGGAAGGCGTCAAGGCGGAGGGCACCCCGGTCAAGATCGGTGTCGTCAACCCCGAGGGCGGCCCGGCCGTCTCCTACCCGCAGGCGCGGGAGTCGACGGCTGCGGCGGTCAAGTACGCGAACGACAACCTGGGCGGCATCGGTGGTCGTCCGATCGAGGCCGTCGTGTGCAACCACGACGAGGAGCCCGTGACCGCGCGCGCCTGCGCCAACAAGATGGTCGAGGAGAAGGTCGCCGCCGTCCTGTCCACCACCACCGGTAACGGCGACTCGATGGCGCCCATCATCACCAAGGCGAAGATCCCCTACGTCTCGGCGTCGGGCAGCGCTGCCTCGGAGCTGACCTCCGAAGGTGCGGCGATGTGGACCGGTGGCTTCCCGGGCACGCTGGTCTCGATGGCCAAGTACTCGGCCCAGAAGGGCTACAAGAGCGTCACGGCGTTCGTCATCAACGTTCCCTCGGCCGTCGGCGGAGCCAAGTCGTTCGCCACACCGGCCTTCAAGGCCGCCGGCATCGACATCAACATCGTCCCCGTGCCCCTGGGCCTGCCCGACGCCACCCCGCAGGTGAGCGCCGGTCTCAAGGGCAAGCCCGGCGGCTACATCGTCATCGGCGATGCCTCGATGTGCACGTCGGTGTTCAAGGCCGCGGCGACCCTGGGCACCGAGGTGCCGGCCATGACCATCCAGGCCTGCTTCGATCCCACGACCATCAAGGCCGTCGGCTCCGGCCTGGACGGCGCGGCGGTCTTCACCGCAGCAGATGTCTCGGGCGACAACGACGAGGCCAACCTGTACAAGGCCGTGATGGCCAAGTACTCGCCCAAGACCGAGATCGGTGGCTACGCCACGATCGGCTACGCCGGCATGCTCGGCCTGGTCCGCGCCACCGCCGATCTCGAGGGCGAGCCGACGAGCGAGTCGATCATGACCGCGATCAAGAGTGCCAAGGACGTCCCGCTGCCCTTGGTGCCGGGTGCCACGTTCACGTGTGACGGCACCGCGGTTCCGGGCCTGAACGCGGTCTGCAGCTCGGCGATCCTCGTGGGCACCGTGAAGGACGGCGAGCTGACGAAGACCGAGCTCGTCAAGTGA
- a CDS encoding aldo/keto reductase — MQMRLLGKTGIQVSNLCLGAMSFGSMGNADQDDCLRIIGRALDAGINFIDTADVYSRGESEQIVGRALKGRRDDIVLATKFYNPMGRVPNQRGASRRWIIKACEDSLRRLDTDYIDLYQVHRLDENTDLDETLGALSDLVRQGKVRAIGTSTFPAEAIVEAQWTSERRGHVKVRCEQPPYSIFVRGAERDIFPACLRYGMGAIVWSPLNGGWLTGKYSGGVPAVEGSRFDRLDRGTWRLDAPGSDRKADLVPRLSDLAAGAGLDLIGMALAFTLEHPAVTSAIIGPRTMEQLESQLPAADVRLDAAVLDRIDALVPPGDTITRGDISFEPQSLRHIQARRRG, encoded by the coding sequence ATGCAGATGCGTCTACTCGGCAAGACCGGGATCCAGGTGTCGAACCTGTGCCTGGGGGCGATGTCCTTCGGGAGCATGGGCAATGCGGACCAGGATGACTGCCTCAGGATCATCGGGCGCGCGCTCGATGCCGGCATCAACTTCATCGACACCGCCGATGTGTACTCGCGCGGAGAGTCCGAGCAGATCGTCGGCCGGGCCCTCAAGGGGCGACGAGACGACATCGTGCTCGCGACGAAGTTCTACAACCCCATGGGGCGGGTGCCGAATCAGCGTGGCGCATCCCGCCGGTGGATCATCAAGGCCTGCGAGGACAGCCTGCGGCGCCTCGACACCGACTACATCGATCTGTACCAGGTGCATCGTCTCGACGAGAACACCGATCTCGACGAGACGCTCGGCGCCTTGAGTGATCTCGTGCGACAGGGCAAGGTGCGCGCGATCGGCACCTCGACCTTTCCCGCTGAGGCGATCGTCGAGGCGCAGTGGACGTCAGAGCGCCGGGGGCACGTCAAGGTGCGGTGCGAGCAGCCGCCCTACTCGATCTTCGTCCGAGGTGCCGAACGCGACATCTTTCCTGCCTGCCTGCGTTACGGGATGGGTGCGATCGTCTGGAGCCCGCTCAACGGCGGGTGGCTCACCGGCAAGTACTCGGGGGGCGTACCCGCGGTCGAGGGCTCGCGCTTCGACCGACTGGACCGCGGCACGTGGCGACTGGACGCGCCCGGATCGGATCGGAAGGCGGATCTGGTGCCTCGACTGTCCGATCTGGCGGCGGGCGCCGGCCTCGACCTGATCGGCATGGCCCTCGCCTTCACGCTCGAGCACCCTGCTGTGACGTCGGCGATCATCGGGCCGCGCACGATGGAGCAGCTCGAGAGCCAGCTCCCCGCCGCCGACGTACGGCTCGATGCCGCAGTGCTCGACCGGATCGATGCGCTGGTACCTCCGGGAGACACGATCACTCGCGGGGATATTTCCTTTGAACCGCAGTCGCTTCGCCACATTCAGGCGCGGCGCCGCGGGTGA
- a CDS encoding acyl-CoA thioesterase, producing the protein MSTPIQTPPPARPRPELTDRSLYPRWYEISTRFGDMDPAKHVNNVAIAQLYEEGRVRFHRERAGNDPIAVVVAQIAIHYLGEVHYPAPVQIGTGAAHVGRSSFTTSQALFQGGICVGLAQTTAVVVDGDGAATPLPDWFRAYLEQSRIGAPVSA; encoded by the coding sequence GTGTCGACGCCGATCCAGACCCCTCCGCCCGCCCGGCCCCGCCCAGAGCTGACCGACCGGTCGCTGTATCCCCGGTGGTACGAGATCAGCACCCGTTTCGGCGACATGGATCCGGCCAAGCACGTCAACAACGTCGCCATTGCACAGCTCTACGAAGAGGGCCGCGTTCGGTTCCACCGCGAACGTGCGGGGAACGATCCGATCGCTGTCGTGGTCGCGCAGATCGCGATTCACTACCTGGGCGAGGTCCATTACCCGGCACCCGTGCAGATCGGGACGGGAGCAGCTCATGTCGGCCGGAGCTCGTTCACGACGTCCCAAGCACTCTTCCAGGGCGGCATCTGCGTGGGGCTGGCCCAGACGACCGCAGTCGTCGTCGACGGCGACGGCGCTGCCACACCGCTGCCCGACTGGTTCCGGGCGTACCTCGAGCAGAGCCGGATCGGCGCACCCGTCAGCGCGTAG
- a CDS encoding acyl-CoA synthetase → MQLTTLAAEHGDKPAIIMGASGETLSYRELEARSNQIAHLFRERGLGAGDHIAILLENRLEIFPIVWAAQRSGLLYTPVNWHLSPAEAAYIVDNCEAKLLISSSSLESIAAPAAASASRLTARLVVGERVEGVEHLDSAIADLSREPISDEAEGYYMFYSSGTTGRPKGILPELSGESFGTGLSIDHTMRAAFSFSAATRFLSTGPLYHAAPLAWCIGAVRNGGTAVVMEKFDAEAVLRLIDRHRITHAQFVPTMFVRMLKLADDVRAAYDVSSVQLAIHAAAPCPIEVKERMIEWFGPTLVEFYAGSEGNGFFMIDSPTWLTHKGSVGTALTGVVHICDDEGRELGPHEIGTIWLSDNKRFEYHGDPVKTAAAYNDKGWSTLGDLGHVDQEGFLYLSDRRTDLILSGGVNIYPREIEDALTLHPAVGDVAVIGLPDGEMGQRVHAVIEVAEGSTPGPELAESLIGFCRDRLAHFKAPRSVSFEPVPRLPSGKILKRELMQRFQDASTR, encoded by the coding sequence ATGCAGCTGACCACGCTCGCGGCCGAGCACGGCGACAAGCCGGCGATCATCATGGGAGCGTCGGGGGAGACCCTGTCGTACCGGGAGCTCGAAGCGCGCTCGAACCAGATCGCGCACCTGTTCCGCGAACGCGGACTCGGGGCGGGCGACCACATCGCGATCCTGCTGGAGAACAGGCTCGAGATCTTCCCGATCGTCTGGGCGGCGCAGCGCTCCGGCCTGCTCTACACGCCGGTCAACTGGCATCTTTCGCCGGCCGAAGCCGCCTACATCGTCGACAACTGCGAAGCGAAGCTGCTCATCTCGTCGTCATCGCTCGAGTCGATTGCCGCCCCCGCGGCGGCGTCCGCATCGCGGCTGACCGCTCGACTCGTGGTCGGTGAGCGGGTCGAGGGCGTCGAGCACCTGGACTCCGCCATCGCGGATCTGTCGCGCGAGCCGATCTCCGACGAGGCCGAGGGCTACTACATGTTCTATTCCTCGGGGACGACGGGACGGCCGAAGGGCATCCTGCCGGAGCTGTCGGGCGAGTCATTCGGCACAGGACTCAGTATCGACCACACGATGCGCGCCGCGTTCTCGTTCAGCGCCGCGACCAGGTTCCTGAGCACCGGCCCGCTCTACCACGCAGCACCATTGGCGTGGTGCATCGGAGCCGTGCGCAACGGTGGCACGGCGGTCGTGATGGAGAAGTTCGACGCCGAGGCGGTGCTTCGCCTGATCGACCGGCACCGCATCACGCACGCCCAGTTCGTGCCGACGATGTTCGTCCGGATGCTCAAGCTGGCCGACGACGTCAGGGCCGCGTACGACGTGTCGAGCGTGCAGCTGGCGATCCATGCGGCAGCACCCTGCCCGATCGAGGTCAAGGAAAGGATGATCGAGTGGTTCGGGCCCACGCTGGTCGAGTTCTATGCCGGCAGTGAAGGCAACGGCTTCTTCATGATCGACTCGCCGACCTGGTTGACACACAAAGGCTCGGTGGGCACGGCGCTCACCGGGGTCGTCCACATCTGCGATGACGAGGGCCGCGAGCTGGGTCCGCATGAGATCGGCACGATCTGGCTCAGCGACAACAAGCGCTTCGAGTACCACGGGGACCCCGTGAAGACCGCGGCCGCGTACAACGACAAGGGGTGGAGCACGCTCGGCGATCTCGGTCATGTCGATCAGGAGGGCTTCTTGTACTTGTCGGACCGGCGAACCGATCTGATTCTCTCCGGTGGCGTCAACATCTATCCCCGCGAGATCGAGGATGCGCTGACGTTGCATCCGGCCGTCGGAGACGTCGCAGTCATCGGTCTGCCGGACGGTGAGATGGGCCAGCGGGTGCACGCCGTGATCGAGGTGGCTGAAGGATCGACACCGGGCCCCGAGCTGGCCGAGTCTCTCATCGGCTTCTGCCGCGACCGGCTCGCGCACTTCAAGGCGCCTCGTTCGGTCTCCTTCGAGCCGGTTCCCCGACTGCCCAGCGGCAAGATACTCAAGCGCGAGCTGATGCAGCGGTTCCAGGACGCGTCTACGCGCTGA
- a CDS encoding nitroreductase translates to MNVTEAMVSRRSVRGFLDTPLDRAVIEEVLEIASRAPSGGNLQPWRIVALTGAPLRHLTKRMSERLETGGEPDESLFPIYPAQVSSPYRDHRFRNAEQLYGAVGIPRQDKAARRAWFARNYQFFGAPVGLFCYVDQQMGSAQWSDLGMYLQSVMLLLQERGLGSCAQEAWSAYHRTVAEIVDPPPEWMLFCGLAVGYEDRDEPANNYRTERAPLGDFASFLGWDEN, encoded by the coding sequence GTGAACGTCACCGAGGCGATGGTCAGTCGTCGATCCGTCCGCGGTTTCCTCGACACGCCCCTCGACCGGGCGGTGATCGAAGAGGTGCTGGAGATCGCGTCGCGCGCGCCGTCGGGCGGCAATCTCCAGCCGTGGCGGATCGTTGCGCTGACCGGCGCGCCACTGCGGCATCTGACGAAGCGGATGTCTGAACGGCTCGAGACGGGCGGCGAGCCCGACGAGTCCTTGTTCCCGATCTACCCGGCGCAGGTCAGCTCGCCGTATCGCGACCATCGGTTCCGCAACGCCGAGCAGCTCTACGGCGCTGTGGGCATTCCGCGTCAGGACAAGGCGGCACGGCGCGCATGGTTCGCCCGCAACTACCAGTTCTTCGGGGCGCCCGTGGGACTGTTCTGCTACGTCGACCAGCAGATGGGTTCCGCGCAATGGTCGGATCTCGGCATGTACCTGCAGTCGGTCATGCTTCTGCTCCAGGAGCGTGGTCTTGGCAGCTGTGCCCAAGAGGCATGGTCGGCGTACCACCGGACCGTGGCCGAGATCGTCGATCCGCCGCCGGAGTGGATGCTGTTCTGTGGCCTGGCGGTCGGCTACGAGGACCGGGACGAGCCCGCGAACAACTACCGGACCGAACGCGCACCGCTCGGAGATTTCGCCTCGTTCCTCGGCTGGGACGAGAACTGA
- a CDS encoding alpha/beta fold hydrolase, translated as MTVGEAPSNGRSPRTVSLSGADGLKLAADIWGPDTGPSVLMLHGGGQTRHSWKATSRVLADAGLRVVALDLRGHGDSDWSPDGGYGFEKNSEDVLEVLDQIDTPTTIIGASLGGLTGLLATAAAPDRVRRLAMVDVVPRFEAAGSARIRDFMRGAPRGFASLDEAADAIAAYLPHREKPRSTDGLRRNLRLRDDGRWYWHWDPQMMEKPPTTTPGERSAQLEAAARTITVPVLLLQGKLSDVISDHGVEEFRGHVPHLEVVTLNGAAHTAAGDDNDAFSAAVVEFCSRP; from the coding sequence ATGACCGTCGGCGAAGCCCCCTCGAACGGCCGGTCACCCAGGACTGTCTCGCTCTCCGGCGCCGACGGGCTCAAGCTCGCAGCCGACATCTGGGGGCCCGACACCGGCCCCAGCGTGCTGATGCTGCATGGCGGCGGACAGACTCGACACTCGTGGAAGGCCACCAGTCGCGTCCTGGCAGATGCCGGACTCAGGGTCGTCGCGCTCGATCTGCGCGGGCACGGCGACAGCGACTGGTCGCCCGACGGCGGCTATGGATTCGAGAAGAACAGCGAGGACGTGCTCGAGGTGCTCGACCAGATCGACACCCCGACCACGATCATCGGCGCGAGCCTCGGCGGATTGACCGGTCTTTTGGCGACCGCGGCCGCGCCCGACCGGGTGAGGCGACTCGCGATGGTCGACGTCGTCCCGCGCTTCGAGGCCGCCGGGAGCGCCCGCATCCGCGACTTCATGCGCGGAGCACCCCGAGGCTTCGCAAGTCTCGACGAAGCGGCCGACGCGATCGCTGCCTATCTGCCGCACCGGGAGAAGCCGCGATCGACCGATGGCCTTCGTCGCAATCTCCGGCTGCGTGACGACGGCCGTTGGTACTGGCACTGGGATCCCCAGATGATGGAGAAGCCGCCGACCACCACCCCGGGGGAACGGTCTGCGCAGCTCGAGGCCGCCGCGCGAACGATCACGGTCCCGGTGCTCCTCCTCCAGGGCAAGCTGTCCGATGTGATCAGCGATCACGGCGTCGAGGAGTTCCGCGGTCACGTGCCGCACCTCGAGGTCGTCACGCTGAACGGTGCCGCCCACACCGCGGCGGGCGACGACAACGACGCGTTCTCGGCCGCTGTCGTCGAGTTCTGCTCGCGCCCCTGA
- a CDS encoding SDR family NAD(P)-dependent oxidoreductase: MTTGRQLEGRRILVTGAATGIGAAAVHVFAAEGATVTATYRQSRPGSDVEALARWLPCDFRDEEDAEATVAEAARGMGGLDVLLHAAGRWAPGLAGDVTRAELDDMLDTNVKATVFANQAAFRAMSSGGGRIINLGSGEAITGVAHAAAYSLSKGAVHSWTRAAARSWGSSGVTVNALVPAVETPGAERLREYMGPAGAAALHASLATRMAVSSSSGEGLGDPVRDLGPMMVFLAGEGSRFVTGQLLSVTGGMTMLGA; the protein is encoded by the coding sequence GTGACGACTGGCAGGCAGCTCGAAGGCAGAAGGATCCTGGTGACCGGTGCGGCGACCGGCATCGGCGCGGCGGCCGTGCACGTGTTCGCGGCCGAGGGTGCGACCGTCACCGCGACGTACCGTCAGTCAAGGCCGGGATCCGACGTCGAGGCACTGGCGAGGTGGCTCCCGTGCGACTTCCGCGACGAAGAGGACGCCGAAGCCACGGTGGCCGAGGCCGCGCGCGGGATGGGCGGTCTGGACGTCCTCCTGCACGCCGCCGGCAGGTGGGCACCGGGGCTGGCCGGGGACGTCACTCGCGCGGAGCTCGATGACATGCTCGACACCAACGTCAAGGCGACGGTGTTCGCCAATCAGGCGGCGTTTCGGGCGATGAGCAGCGGTGGGGGACGCATCATCAATCTCGGCTCGGGCGAGGCGATCACGGGTGTGGCGCACGCAGCTGCGTACTCGCTGAGCAAAGGTGCTGTGCACAGCTGGACGCGAGCCGCCGCCCGGTCGTGGGGCTCGTCGGGAGTCACCGTCAACGCGTTGGTGCCGGCGGTCGAGACGCCTGGGGCAGAACGGCTTCGCGAGTACATGGGCCCCGCGGGGGCGGCGGCGTTGCATGCGTCGCTGGCGACGAGGATGGCTGTCAGCAGCTCATCCGGGGAAGGTCTCGGCGATCCCGTGCGCGATCTCGGGCCCATGATGGTCTTCCTGGCCGGTGAGGGTTCCCGTTTCGTGACGGGGCAGCTGCTGTCCGTGACGGGCGGCATGACGATGCTCGGCGCCTGA